The following proteins come from a genomic window of Leopardus geoffroyi isolate Oge1 chromosome A3, O.geoffroyi_Oge1_pat1.0, whole genome shotgun sequence:
- the PRADC1 gene encoding protease-associated domain-containing protein 1, with protein MVPGAAGWCCLVLWLPAYVAAHGLRIHDYLYFQVLSPGDIRYIFTATPAKDFGGIFHTRYEQIHLVPAEPSEACGELSNGFFIQDQIALVERGGCSFLSKTRVVQEHGGRAVIISDNAVDNDSFYVEMIQDSTQRTADIPALFLLGRDGYMIRRSLEQHGLPWAIISIPVNVTSIPTFELLQPPWTFW; from the exons ATGGTCCCCGGCGCCGCGGGCTGGTGTTGTCTCGTGCTCTGGCTCCCCGCATACGTCGCGGCCCACG GCTTACGCATCCATGATTATTTGTACTTCCAAGTGCTGAGTCCTGGAGACATTCGATACATCTTCACGGCCACACCTGCCAAGGACTTTGGTGGTATCTTT CACACACGGTATGAGCAGATTCATCTTGTCCCTGCGGAACCTTCAGAGGCCTGTGGAGAACTCAGCAACGGTTTCTTCATCCAGGACCAGATCGCTCTGGTGGAGAGAGG GGGctgctccttcctctccaagACACGGGTGGTGCAGGAACACGGCGGGCGGGCAGTGATCATCTCTGACAACGCCGTTGATAATGACAGCTTCTACGTGGAGATGATCCAGGACAGTACCCAGCGCACAGCTGACATCCCTGCCCTCTTCCTGCTCGGCCGAGATGG CTACATGATCCGCCGTTCCCTGGAACAGCATGGGCTGCCATGGGCCATCATTTCCATCCCAGTCAATGTCACCAGCATCCCCACCTTTGAGCTGCTGCAACCGCCCTGGACCTTCTGGTAG
- the CCT7 gene encoding T-complex protein 1 subunit eta — protein MMPTPVILLKEGTDSSQGIPQLVSNISACQVIAEAVRTTLGPRGMDKLIVDGRGKATISNDGATILKLLDVVHPAAKTLVDIAKSQDAEVGDGTTSVTLLAAEFLKQVKPYVEEGLHPQIIIRAFRTATQLAVNKIKEIAVTVKKEDKVEQRKLLEKCAMTALSSKLISQQKAFFAKMVVDAVMMLDDLLQLKMIGIKKVQGGALEESQLVAGVAFKKTFSYAGFEMQPKKYNNPMIALLNVELELKAEKDNAEIRVHTVEDYQAIVDAEWNILYDKLERIHHSGAKVVLSKLPIGDVATQYFADRDMFCAGRVPEEDLKRTMMACGGSIQTSVNALSADVLGRCQVFEETQIGGERYNFFTGCPKAKTCTIILRGGAEQFMEETERSLHDAIMIVRRAIKNDSVVAGGGAIEMELSKYLRDYSRTVPGKQQLLIGAYAKALEIIPRQLCDNAGFDATNILNKLRARHAQGGMWYGVDINNEDIADNFEAFVWEPAMVRINALTAASEAACLIVSVDETIKNPRSTVDAPPAAGRGRGRGRPH, from the exons ATGATG CCCACACCAGTTATCCTGTTGAAAGAGGGGACTGATAGCTCCCAAGGCATCCCCCAGCTTGTAAGTAACATCAGTGCCTGCCAGGTGATTGCAGAAGCTGTAAGAACCACCCTGGGCCCTCGTGGCATGGACAAGCTGATCGTAGATGGCCGAG GCAAAGCAACGATTTCTAATGATGGGGCCACAATTCTGAAACTCCTTGATGTTGTCCATCCTGCAGCAAAGACGTTAGTGGACATTGCCAAGTCCCAAGATGCTGAG GTTGGTGATGGCACCACCTCAGTGACCCTGCTGGCTGCAGAGTTTCTGAAGCAGGTGAAACCCTATGTGGAGGAAGGTTTGCACCCACAGATCATCATCCGAGCTTTCCGCACTGCCACCCAGTTG GCAGTAAACAAGATCAAAGAGATTGCTGTGACCGTGAAGAAGGAAGACAAAGT GGAGCAGAGGAAGCTGCTGGAGAAGTGTGCCATGACTGCTCTAAGCTCCAAGCTGATTTCCCAGCAGAAAGCCTTCTTCGCTAAGATGGTGGTGGATGCGGTGATGATGCTCGATGATCTGTTGCAGCTTAAAATGATTGGAATCAAAAAGGTGCAGGGTGGTGCCCTAGAG gagTCCCAGCTAGTAGCTGGCGTCGCGTTCAAGAAGACTTTCTCTTACGCTGGGTTTGAAATGCAACCCAAAAAGTACAATAATCCAATGATTGCCCTTTTAAATGTTGAGCTTGAGCTGAAAGCTGAGAAGGATAATGCTGAAATCAGAGTCCACACAGTTGAG GATTATCAGGCAATTGTTGATGCTGAGTGGAACATTCTCTATGACAAGTTAGAGAGGATCCATCACTCCGGAGCCAAAGTCGTCTTGTCCAAACTCCCCATCGGGGATGTGGCCACCCAGTACTTTGCCGACAGGGACATGTTCTGTGCTGGCCGAGTGCCAGAGGAGGATCTGAAGAGGACAATGATG GCCTGTGGAGGCTCCATCCAGACCAGTGTGAATGCTCTGTCAGCAGATGTGCTGGGCCGCTGCCAGGTCTTTGAAGAGACCCAGATTGGGGGCGAGAG GTATAATTTCTTCACTGGCTGCCCCAAGGCCAAGACTTGTACTATCATCCTCCGTGGTGGTGCTGAGCAGTTCATGGAGGAGACGGAGCGGTCCCTGCACGACGCCATCATGATTGTCAGGAGGGCCATCAAG AACGATTCAGTGGTGGCTGGTGGCGGGGCCATTGAGATGGAGCTCTCCAAGTACCTGCGGGATTACTCAAGGACCGTTCCAGGAAAACAGCAGCTGTTAATTGGGGCATATGCCAAGGCCTTGGAAATTATCCCACGCCAGCTGTGTGACAATGCTGGCTTTGATGCCACAAACATCCTCAACAAGCTGCGAGCTCGGCATGCTCAG GGGGGCATGTGGTATGGAGTGGACATCAACAACGAGGACATTGCTGACAACTTTGAGGCCTTCGTGTGGGAGCCGGCTATGGTGCGCATCAATGCCCTGACCGCAGCCTCTGAGGCTGCCTGCCTTATCGTGTCGGTAGATGAAACCATCAAAAACCCTCGCTCAACGGTGGATGCTCCCCCAGCtgcgggccggggccggggccggggccgcccCCACTGA